TGTCTTCTCTGCCCCAACCTTCAAAATCTTCATTGAATCCATTGACGGCCAGGGCATCCGACCTCCAAAAGGAAAAATTGCAGGTTCGGATTCCCCGTAACTCTCTTTTGTCCCTTGAAAACCATTTGCTGAAAAGCTGGGATCGCAATGCGTTTTTTCTGTTCAAGAGCCCCGGTTCAAATGGAGAAAAATCGAATTGCTCCGTCCGCAATACTTCAGCAGTCTTCTCGCGTGTCAGGAGCACTCGCGACCCTTGAGAAAAGTGGCCGGGCTTTGCCATGATCATGTGGTCTTTGACAAAATCTTCATGAAGGATCATGTCCCCATCGATGAGAATGACATATTCCCCTTTAGCTTCACTAATGGCCTTGTTTCGAATCTTTGCGGCACGAAAACCGCGGTCTGACTGCCAGACGTGCAAGAGTGGCATGGGAGCTCTACCGGCCAGGTCCCGGACCGCTTCGCTTGTTTCAGCCCCCGATCCGTCATCCGCAATGATGATTTCCCAAGGGTGTTCTGTCTGGCGGAAAGCGCTCAAAATGGACAACCTCAGAGCCTCGACCCAATTGTATGTTGTGATGATAAGAGATACTTTCACTTTCTGTTTTCTTCGTAAAGCATCATGTATTTATAGAACACACCGTTTGCATTGGATACCGAAATGAGCAATCCCCTGTAGCCGTAGAGGAATCCCCTCTGCCAAAAAAAATTCTTGAGAAAACTCATGACCGCATGTGAAATGGCCTTCGATGGTGAACTTTTTTTCTTGCCCCTGTTTTCAAGGGCAAAGAGCCTTGCGTAGTTTTGCATCTTATCGAGAAGGTCTGAAGCGTTTTCAAACGAAAAGTGCTTGATGGGCTGATGCAAATCCACTATGCGCGATGATTTTCCGACAATGAGGCTCTCGTGAACCAATTTGTCATTGAATGCGGTGTGCCTTCTGTTATAGAGCCGCAATACCCTGTCCGGATGCCAGCCGCAACACTTGATGACCTTCCCCGCGTAGTGGTTTTCCCGGGGCAGGGAATAAATGTGATTGTCGTGGAGAACCAATTGCCGGATTTCCTGAAAAGCCTCCGAAGTGAGCATTTCATCGCTGTCGATGTTGAGAATCCAGTCATGGGTTGCATGATGTGCCGCTAAATTTTTGAGCGGCCCGAACCCCAGAAATTCAGATTCAAAGATTCTTACATTGGGAAACGCACTCGCTCTCTCCAGGGTTTTGTCCGTTGAACCGTTGTCCAAAAGGATGATTTCGTCAAATCCCTTGAGAGAGCTCAAGCAGCGTTCGATACGGTCCTGGTTGTTCCTGGTCAGGATGGTTACACTGATTCGATGTGCCATCTTCTGTTCTCTTGGAATGTATTACAATCCTTGTAAAGAAAAGCGCTGAAATAGACAAAGCTGAGGGAAGTAAAATGTCCTAACAGATAGGAATCCGTGAACATGGCTGTCATAAAAATGATAGGCAATGCCAATTTATTGTGTCTTGAAAGGTCCGACGTAGCAAACGCGCACCTTATTTGAAAGTAGAAAATGGAGAGAAATATCAGTAACCCCAATATGCCGAATTGAGCCATCACCAGCAAATAATTGTTGTGAGGATTGACTGTCGTTACAACATCCGGAGTTTGAAGTTGATTAACCTTGTTGTATTCTTTTGAAAAATCTCCCGTTCCGACTCCAAGTAAGAGATTGTTTTTTATGATATTCAGTGTATTAATATAGAAGGTGATTCTGTCATTTACATATTTTGAAGGTCTGTTCATTTTGAAAGTTGTTACTTCATCTACAACAGCATCGATTCTATTTTTAAAAACATTGCTTGTATAATAAATTGTAAAAAAAAGAATGGGAATAAGCAGGATAGATAAGCTAACCGATCTAGCTATCTTAGATTCAAAAAATTGGAATAATATAATAATTAATGATACGAAATAAATTATTTGTCCTGTTCTTCCAATAGTGATAAACATATTTATGCTCATACTTATAAATAAAATTGAATATATAATTAATAGTGATTTTGATAGCTTGTAAAATACTAATTTGTCTAGAATGAAATAAATACAAACAGCCAGCAAAACATTGTAAAAGACATGTCCCATGACGGTAAATTTTGTGATTCCCAGTATATTAAGATAAGAAACTACATGAGCGAAAGTCATCGCTGCAATGAATGCAGTGAGATAGTATTTGGAATCTTCCTTTTTCATTGCCGTCATTAACACTGGAAGCATCAGGATCTTCCATTCTTTGCCCGCCATATGGAGCCCCCATTTCAAATCCTCTGTCCATGCGAGCCCCACGATATGTAACAGGTAGAAGGCGAGAAATGCCAACGCAACTTTATTATTTTTAATCTCTTCAATACGTGCGGCGAAGTTTCCACTACAAATCCATAAGATCGCAATGACTACCGCCACGATGGTTCCGATGGAAACGGAAACAGCCATTGCAAAACCCAGGACGATCAAAAGGTACCGGTTGGCGTTAGCCAGGTTGTTCGATAAACGCATGTTTTTCGATCCGGACACAAAGAAGATTCTGTTGAATGAGGGCTCTTGCGCTATTGTCGAAAAAAGTCTTTTGAGTTGCTTCTCTCGTCAATGATCCCAAGAACCCTTTCTAAGGTGAGATTTTTCATGCATTGGACGTCTGCACATTCTTTCCTCCTGTAGCAGGGAGAGCAGGAAAGGTCTTCCCTGATAATGGTGTGAATCGCTCCATAGGGTCCCGTTCTGAGGGGGTTGGTAGGGCCAAAGATGGCGAACACGGGAACCTCGAGGGCGGCTGCAATGTGCATGGGGCCCGTATCGTTGGAAACAACGAATTTGGCTTTTTGGATGACGGCAAGGAGCTCTTTCATGGATGTTTTCCCCGCAAGAGATATCGCTTTGCCCGCAGATGCGGCAAGTACCCGTTCAGCCAGGGGGACATCGGCTTTTCCTGCGACGATGACCGAGGTGAAGGGAAGGCGCGCTGCAAGCTCCCCAAATCGCTCCGGAGGCCATCTCTTGACCCGGGTACCCGCCGATGGGGCCAGAACGATATAATCCTCGGGAAGAGAATCCATCAAAGGGATACGGGTGGGGAAGGGAGGAAGCGGAAATCGCAGTCGGGCAGTGTTGCAGCCCAGAAATGCAGCGATTTTCATGTACCTTTCGACAGCGTGGATGTCACGCCCTCCGCATATGCGATGTGTGTAAAAAAGAGGACTGCCTTCTCTTGCCTCTTTGAATCCGATGCGCCGTTTTGCCCCTGTGGCATAGGAAATGATTCCGCTCCTGAAAAGACCTTGCAAATCGACCACCATGTCAAACCGCTCTCGTCTGATGGCCGAGAAGAGGTGTCTCAACTGGCTGAAAGTTTCTCCAATCCGGGAGAGCCTCTTCCACTGATCCTTGTCGATGATCCAGAGACGGTGGATCATGGGATGATCTTCGAGTATGCCATGGAGCCCTCGAGCGACCACCCAGTGAATCTCGGCTTTTGGAAACCTTTCCCTGACGGCGTTCAAGAAGGGAAGGCTGTGCACGATATCTCCCAAGGCACTGGGTTTGACGATAAGGATTTTTGCAGGGGACACATCCAGATGGAGAGAGCGGGTTTCACCCGCCCAATCCGAGGATCTCTGCTGCGGCATCCCCAATGGGAACGGAGAACTTGGGGAAGATGTGTGCATATCCCTCCGAAACGGCCGCATGGTGTTTTGCATATGCCGGTGGTTGGGGGAAGAAGGAGGAGCCATGCAGAAAGGCTTGTCGGGAATCAAGTTAAGTTCCTCGCTCGGGGGAGAAAAAGATCTGGTCCCTGGAGACCAACCTCTTGGGTTGTTCCAAATCTTTTTTTGTTTCAAAATTTTCAGAGGTGATCCAGGGCTCCAATGTCGAAACCGGCCCGGCCCAGTGGGTCATTGTTTTGGCCAGGGCTGATAGGGACGGGTTTTCCACCTTCTGTGAATCCAGAACCACTGTTCGGGGTTCCGCCTCACGTAACGTTCAATGACCTGGTTGAATTTCGCCGTGTTTTCTTCGATGTCGATGGTGGTGTCTCCCGTTCTCAAAAGGGGAACCTCCGGTTCGATGATCATCTCATAACGTCCGTCCGGCCGGCGAACATTGTAGACGGGAATGACGGGTATCCCGGTCCTCAGAGCCAATACGGCCATGGCCTTATTGGTGCATGCCGATTGGTTGAAAAAAGGTACGAAGACGCCGTCATACCAGTCTGTATTCTGGTCTCCCAGCAGAGCCACGATTTCACCCTGTCGAAGCAGTTGGAGTACCTGCCGGATGGACCCCCTTTTGTGGATGGTGCGGTTGCCCGTTCGGCAGCGCATCCGGTCGATCAATCTGTTCATGAACGGATTGTCCAAGGGGCGCACAATGATATTGAAGGGCAGGTAGCGCAGGGAAAACGCCAGGGACATCATTTCCCAGTTGCCGAAATGAGAAGTTATGACAAGAAGACCTTTGCCCTTCTGCAAAGCGGCATACAGGTTTTCCGCGCCTCTGAATGTGGCGAATCTATCCAGGTTTTCGTGGTTCAGCTTTCGAACATAAGGCAATTCCAATATAACGCGGGCCAGATGGTCAAATACATTGCGGCAGATCTTCTGCCGCTGAGATGCATCCAGTTCATTGCCGAATGCCAGGTTTAGATTCTCCAGGGCGATCTTACGATGGCGCTTGTCGATCCGGTACCAGATCCAGCCAAGCATAGAGGCTATCCTGCGATTGGTCTCGCGGGGCATCTTCGCCATTTTGTCCAGGAGCAATCCAATGAAATGCTCTAAGAAAACGACTTTTTCTTTCACTCTCTATCCTGTCGTTCATCCCATAGCTTTTCGCCGTTTGACGAGGATGATTTTTCATTGATTTTTGAGAGGTCCGATGCCGGAAGAACGTGTGACATAGCGCCGCAACCTCACCTCCCGTGCCCTGCCGCCACTCCAGGCGGAGAAACCAAAGCGGCGGGAGACTCCATCTGCGAAAACTGAAGCTCATAAAGCCTGCGGTATTCACCATTTTCCCTCAGCAGGTCCTCATGGCGGCCTTTTTCGAGAATGCGCCCGTTTGCAAGAGCTACGATAAGGTCCGCATTCTTGATGGTGGAGAGGCGGTGGGCAATGACCAGCGTTGTCCGTCCTTCCATGAGGTTTTCCAAGGCCTTTTGCACTTCCAGTTCCGACTCACTGTCCAACGACGAGGTAGCCTCGTCCAGGATGAGTATGGGGGCATTCTTGAGCAGCGCCCGCGCGATGCAGATCCTTTGCCGTTCCCCCCCCGAGAGCAACATTCCCTGTTCTCCAATGAGGGTATCGAATCCCTTGGGCATCTTCATGATGAAATCGTAAGCATTGGCAGCCCTGGCCGCCGCCATGATTTCTGTTTCGCTCTTCTCGATGCTCCCATAGGCGATGTTGTTGCGTACCGTGTCGTTGAAGAGAATCGACTGCTGGGTCACGATACCGATCTGTGACCTCAAGGATGCGATCGTCACATCCCGAATGTCGATCCCATCGATGAGCACAGCCCCCCGGGTAACCTCGTAGAAGCGGGGAATGAGATTGACCAGAGTGGTCTTCCCGGAACCGCTCACTCCTACAAGGGCTACGATCTTTCCCGCCGGCACCTCTAGGTTGATATCCGTCAGAACGGGTTCATCCCCGTATCGAAAATGAACCCCTTTCAATGCGATTCCCCGTTTGATGGGAGGCAGGACAACCGCCCCCGGCTTGTCCTGGATATCGGGCTGCGTGTCCAGGATATCGAAAACGCGGTATCCCGCAGCCACTCCCTGCTGCAGCGTGTTGTTCGTGTTGCTCAAACGTTTTACGGGTTCATAGAGCATGAGAAGTGCGGCCATGAACGAAAAAAAATTGCCCGGCGTCGATACACCCATGATGACATTGTATCCGCCGTACCAGATGATGAAGACGATGCCAAGTCCCCCCAGGAATTCCATGACGGGGGAAGAGAGTGCCCTTACGGCGACAGACTTCATCGTATAATCCATGAATTTTAGGTTCTCTCCGGCAAAACGCGCCTTCTCATACTCTTCCATGCCGAAGGCCTTCACGATCCGAGCACCGCTGAACGTTTCATGAAGAATGACGGAGAGGTCTCCAATGGATTGTTGGCTCTTGGTGCTGATGCGCCGCAGCATTTTCCCAAATTTCACAATAGGGTAAAAAGCGAGAGGCAAAATAAGGACGGCCATGGAGGCCAGTTTCCAGTCCCGGTAAAAGACGACGGCGAGGAGTCCCACGATGCTGAAGGAATCTTTGAGCAATCCTGTAATGGCATCGGATACGGCTCCCTGAATCTGCGTCACGTCATTGGTGATGCGTGACATGAGGACTCCCGTGGGAGTTTTATCGAAAAAGGAAAGGGAGAGTGACTGGATGTGGTCGTAAAGCTGCTGGCGCAGGCGCGCAATGATGCGTTGGCCCACATGGTTCATGAGATAGGAGTTGCCCCACGCGCAAACCCCCTTGAGGATGAACATCAGCAATACGACAAGAGAGAGGATCTTCAGCATGTCCATCCGTTTGTTCATGAAAATATCGTCGAGCACCGGCTTGATCAGGTAGGCGGAAGCGGCTGTGGATGCAGCGGTTCCCGTCATGCAGATCATGGCAATTGACAGTCTGCGCCAGTGCGGCTTGACATACTGAAACATGCGTTTGTAAATTTTCATGAGTCCTCACTGCTCTTTTCATGTGCGGATAACGAATCCATCGGCTCGAAGTGGTTTTTACCGTGTGCTGCATAAATGTCAAGATATTGTTCCATTTTCAGATTTGGAGGTATGCAGCAAGCTTCGAACCGCCTCCAGCACGTCCCCCACCTCTATGGAGTCCATGCATCGGTGATCCGTCGGGCACTCTCTTTTCAAGCAGGGAGCGCATTCCACGGGCTTTCGAACCACGCGGGAATTGACGGAAAAGGGGGAGGTGGTTGTGGAATCGGTCGGTCCGAAGAGGGCTACAATGGGTACGGAAAACGCTGCGGCCACGTGCATGGGGCCGGAATCGTTCGTTACCATGAGTGCACACCGGGAGAGGAGCGCCATCATCTCACGCACCGAGGTCTTTCCGATGAGGTTGAGGGGCTGTGTATGCATGGCCGATTCGATGTCTTGCCCGAGTTCTCTTTCCGCGGGTCCCCCTGTGAGCAGTATGCGCGCATTGAATTCCTTTGCCACAATGTCCCCCACTGCAGCAAACCGTTCCGGAATCCATCTCTTGGCGGAACCATAGGCTGCGCCGGGGTTGATGGCGATCCATCGTCCATCGCCCAGCTTTTCGCGTGCCCACCGTTTTTCCCCTTCTGATGAAATCAATTTGAGCTTTCCATCTCCTCCCGAAATGCCCAGCCGGTTCAGCATCCAGACATAATAGGCCGTATGGTGCCGGGCGCACCCGGTTTGCCTCACGGGAATGCCGTGAGTGAGTAGAAAACCACGCCCGTCCGTTCGGTATCCAGCGCGTTGGGGTATGCCGGAGAGAAAGGCGAGGATTGCCGCTTCAATGGCATTTTGGAAGAGAATTGCCAGATCGAAATGTTCTCTTCTAAGTTCCGAGGCAAGTTGCAGGAAACCCTTCGCTCCGTGGTGGATTCCCTTTTTGTCGTAGATCACCACCCGGTCGCAATAGGGATGAGGGGAAAAAAGTTCGGAAACGATGGGGTTGGCTAAAACAACCAGTTCAGATCGGGGAAAAGCCGCCCGGACGGCTCCCATGGCAGGAGTCGTCATGACGGCATCCCCGATCCAATTGGTGGACCGAATCAAAATTTTGCGAATACGTTGCCTGTCTAGGGCTGAACCAGAACCCATTTGCCCTTTTCAACCTTGACGATGACCATAGAGTCCGTTCCAAGACCGTTATGGTCTTCCGGAGTCAAGTTATAAATACCACTGATGCCGATGTATCCACGAGTCTGCTCGATGGCGGTCCGGAGTGCTTCCGGATCGGTTCCCACCTGGCGCATGGCGTTCGCAAGAAGGTAGATGGCATCCCACGCATATCCCGAATGAGTATTGATGGGGTACTGCTGATCGTAGTGATAGGTATCCTTGTAAAGGCTGATGAATTCTTCGATAACAGCTTTCTGAGGATCGGTGTCGGGGAGTTGATCCACGACCATCAGCTTGGTGGAAGGCATGATACTGCCTTCGGACGCATCGCCGGCCAGTTCTATGTATTTGGGATCCGGCTGTCCGTGACATTGCAGGAGCGGTATAGTGAGGGCAAGCTGCTTGACATTCTTGGCAACCCGGGCGCCTGCAGGCCCTATGGTCCAGCAGACGAGACCTTGTGCTCCGCTGGCTCTGATTTTGACAAGTTGCGGGGTCATGTCCGTATCCGCTACGGCAAAGGCTTCTTCAGCCACGATTTCCAGCCCGTATTCCGGCGCCAGCTGCTTCAAAACATTCAAACCATCCTTTCCGAAGCCGTCCGTAGCCGTCAGGAGTGCAATCTTAGTCAATTTCCGAGACTGGAGGTAGTCGTAAACTTTCTTGACGGCGACCGTGGTGCGCTGTGGGGTCTTGAAGGTCCAGCGGAAGGGGCCGAACTTGCCGCCCGCAATGACGGGATCTCCTCCAATGGTCATGATGATGGGGATATGAGCTGTATCTTCAATATAGGATTTGACTGCCATGCCTTCATCAGTTCGGGTCGGGCCGATGAGAGCAACGACCTTTTCTTTTTCAACCAGACGCTTGGCCTCCATGAGGGCCTTTGTCGGATCACTTTCCGTGTCGCCAACCACCAGTTCCAGAGGGCGCTTGTTGATTCCGCCTCCCTTGTTGATTTTGTCCACAACCATTTGTGCTACGAGTTTGGTCGGAGTCCCGATGGTGGCAGCGGGACCGGATAAAGCAAAAAAAGCGCCGATCTTGATGGGTTCCTGTGCCGACGATGAACCGGCCAGACACCAGGAAAAGATCATCACCAACCCCATGAGACCGCCGCACCGGGCACGGGCAAAAAGCCTGTTCTTCATGAATTTTCTCCTCGTTTCCCCCAAAGTTTAAGCTTCGAACCTCTTCAGGCACCCGGCTTTTCGTGTCCTTTTCTGCCCGGTGTTCGAGGTTCCCCCTCTGTTCCGAGATCCCTTCTCATACTTGCCTGACGCGAGTTTTCACCCCATTACCGGGCGAAAACTTCTGCCACGATGCATCAACTCTCCATGGAGCGATGATCGAAAACGCGTTTGCTTTTGCGTTCCGTGCGGGGCAGTGTCCCGTAGTCCAGCACTTCCACCCGGGTACGCACCAGGATCTGTTCGCGAATTTCCGAGATGATGGCATCCGCAAGCTGTTTGTCGACATCGG
This region of Desulforhabdus amnigena genomic DNA includes:
- a CDS encoding glycosyltransferase family 2 protein; the protein is MKVSLIITTYNWVEALRLSILSAFRQTEHPWEIIIADDGSGAETSEAVRDLAGRAPMPLLHVWQSDRGFRAAKIRNKAISEAKGEYVILIDGDMILHEDFVKDHMIMAKPGHFSQGSRVLLTREKTAEVLRTEQFDFSPFEPGLLNRKNALRSQLFSKWFSRDKRELRGIRTCNFSFWRSDALAVNGFNEDFEGWGREDSEFAARLLNYGIRKQNIRFSALAYHLFHAHRSLSALSANQRILDETVRKKISRCTNGMDKYLFKGKS
- a CDS encoding glycosyltransferase family 2 protein, whose product is MAHRISVTILTRNNQDRIERCLSSLKGFDEIILLDNGSTDKTLERASAFPNVRIFESEFLGFGPLKNLAAHHATHDWILNIDSDEMLTSEAFQEIRQLVLHDNHIYSLPRENHYAGKVIKCCGWHPDRVLRLYNRRHTAFNDKLVHESLIVGKSSRIVDLHQPIKHFSFENASDLLDKMQNYARLFALENRGKKKSSPSKAISHAVMSFLKNFFWQRGFLYGYRGLLISVSNANGVFYKYMMLYEENRK
- a CDS encoding O-antigen ligase family protein, with product MRLSNNLANANRYLLIVLGFAMAVSVSIGTIVAVVIAILWICSGNFAARIEEIKNNKVALAFLAFYLLHIVGLAWTEDLKWGLHMAGKEWKILMLPVLMTAMKKEDSKYYLTAFIAAMTFAHVVSYLNILGITKFTVMGHVFYNVLLAVCIYFILDKLVFYKLSKSLLIIYSILFISMSINMFITIGRTGQIIYFVSLIIILFQFFESKIARSVSLSILLIPILFFTIYYTSNVFKNRIDAVVDEVTTFKMNRPSKYVNDRITFYINTLNIIKNNLLLGVGTGDFSKEYNKVNQLQTPDVVTTVNPHNNYLLVMAQFGILGLLIFLSIFYFQIRCAFATSDLSRHNKLALPIIFMTAMFTDSYLLGHFTSLSFVYFSAFLYKDCNTFQENRRWHIESV
- the waaC gene encoding lipopolysaccharide heptosyltransferase I, whose protein sequence is MPQQRSSDWAGETRSLHLDVSPAKILIVKPSALGDIVHSLPFLNAVRERFPKAEIHWVVARGLHGILEDHPMIHRLWIIDKDQWKRLSRIGETFSQLRHLFSAIRRERFDMVVDLQGLFRSGIISYATGAKRRIGFKEAREGSPLFYTHRICGGRDIHAVERYMKIAAFLGCNTARLRFPLPPFPTRIPLMDSLPEDYIVLAPSAGTRVKRWPPERFGELAARLPFTSVIVAGKADVPLAERVLAASAGKAISLAGKTSMKELLAVIQKAKFVVSNDTGPMHIAAALEVPVFAIFGPTNPLRTGPYGAIHTIIREDLSCSPCYRRKECADVQCMKNLTLERVLGIIDERSNSKDFFRQ
- a CDS encoding lysophospholipid acyltransferase family protein — encoded protein: MKEKVVFLEHFIGLLLDKMAKMPRETNRRIASMLGWIWYRIDKRHRKIALENLNLAFGNELDASQRQKICRNVFDHLARVILELPYVRKLNHENLDRFATFRGAENLYAALQKGKGLLVITSHFGNWEMMSLAFSLRYLPFNIIVRPLDNPFMNRLIDRMRCRTGNRTIHKRGSIRQVLQLLRQGEIVALLGDQNTDWYDGVFVPFFNQSACTNKAMAVLALRTGIPVIPVYNVRRPDGRYEMIIEPEVPLLRTGDTTIDIEENTAKFNQVIERYVRRNPEQWFWIHRRWKTRPYQPWPKQ
- the msbA gene encoding lipid A export permease/ATP-binding protein MsbA — encoded protein: MKIYKRMFQYVKPHWRRLSIAMICMTGTAASTAASAYLIKPVLDDIFMNKRMDMLKILSLVVLLMFILKGVCAWGNSYLMNHVGQRIIARLRQQLYDHIQSLSLSFFDKTPTGVLMSRITNDVTQIQGAVSDAITGLLKDSFSIVGLLAVVFYRDWKLASMAVLILPLAFYPIVKFGKMLRRISTKSQQSIGDLSVILHETFSGARIVKAFGMEEYEKARFAGENLKFMDYTMKSVAVRALSSPVMEFLGGLGIVFIIWYGGYNVIMGVSTPGNFFSFMAALLMLYEPVKRLSNTNNTLQQGVAAGYRVFDILDTQPDIQDKPGAVVLPPIKRGIALKGVHFRYGDEPVLTDINLEVPAGKIVALVGVSGSGKTTLVNLIPRFYEVTRGAVLIDGIDIRDVTIASLRSQIGIVTQQSILFNDTVRNNIAYGSIEKSETEIMAAARAANAYDFIMKMPKGFDTLIGEQGMLLSGGERQRICIARALLKNAPILILDEATSSLDSESELEVQKALENLMEGRTTLVIAHRLSTIKNADLIVALANGRILEKGRHEDLLRENGEYRRLYELQFSQMESPAALVSPPGVAAGHGR
- the waaF gene encoding lipopolysaccharide heptosyltransferase II — encoded protein: MGSGSALDRQRIRKILIRSTNWIGDAVMTTPAMGAVRAAFPRSELVVLANPIVSELFSPHPYCDRVVIYDKKGIHHGAKGFLQLASELRREHFDLAILFQNAIEAAILAFLSGIPQRAGYRTDGRGFLLTHGIPVRQTGCARHHTAYYVWMLNRLGISGGDGKLKLISSEGEKRWAREKLGDGRWIAINPGAAYGSAKRWIPERFAAVGDIVAKEFNARILLTGGPAERELGQDIESAMHTQPLNLIGKTSVREMMALLSRCALMVTNDSGPMHVAAAFSVPIVALFGPTDSTTTSPFSVNSRVVRKPVECAPCLKRECPTDHRCMDSIEVGDVLEAVRSLLHTSKSENGTIS
- a CDS encoding ABC transporter substrate-binding protein; protein product: MGLVMIFSWCLAGSSSAQEPIKIGAFFALSGPAATIGTPTKLVAQMVVDKINKGGGINKRPLELVVGDTESDPTKALMEAKRLVEKEKVVALIGPTRTDEGMAVKSYIEDTAHIPIIMTIGGDPVIAGGKFGPFRWTFKTPQRTTVAVKKVYDYLQSRKLTKIALLTATDGFGKDGLNVLKQLAPEYGLEIVAEEAFAVADTDMTPQLVKIRASGAQGLVCWTIGPAGARVAKNVKQLALTIPLLQCHGQPDPKYIELAGDASEGSIMPSTKLMVVDQLPDTDPQKAVIEEFISLYKDTYHYDQQYPINTHSGYAWDAIYLLANAMRQVGTDPEALRTAIEQTRGYIGISGIYNLTPEDHNGLGTDSMVIVKVEKGKWVLVQP